The following proteins are co-located in the Mycolicibacterium goodii genome:
- a CDS encoding glutamate-1-semialdehyde 2,1-aminomutase, with the protein MRTDHGGRSFAQSNLLQARLHEVVPGGAHTYARGPDQYPEFMTPILVRGNGCRVWDVDGNEFVEYGMGLRSVTLGHGYSPVVDAVRRAVADGISFSRPTVHELAAAEDFLSLVPGADMVKFAKNGSDVTTAAVKLARAVTGRRRIAVCDQPFFSTDDWFIGTTPMAAGIPDDARQDTARFRYNDLASLAEILDACDVACVVMEAATATAEPQPGYLEGVRALCDRTGTLLVFDEMITGFRWAAGGAQSVYSVTPDLSCWGKAMGNGFPLAALAGRREYMELGGLRTDRDRVFLLSTTHGPETASLAAFRAVADAYRDDDPVGRMEHAGRLLADGVRAAAARHGLGEYLEVVGRPSCLVFVTRDAERVPSQAYRTLFLQELLRRGVLGQSFVTSAAHTETDVELTVAAVEAALMVYRRAIDRGSVAGLLCGRPVAPAIRRTAEPRRVD; encoded by the coding sequence GTGCGTACTGACCACGGCGGGCGCTCGTTCGCGCAGTCCAACCTCCTGCAGGCCCGGTTGCACGAGGTCGTGCCGGGCGGGGCGCACACCTATGCCCGCGGTCCCGACCAGTATCCGGAGTTCATGACCCCGATCCTGGTACGCGGCAACGGGTGTCGGGTATGGGACGTCGACGGCAACGAGTTCGTCGAGTACGGGATGGGGCTGCGCTCGGTCACCCTCGGGCACGGCTACTCGCCCGTGGTGGACGCGGTGCGCCGGGCCGTCGCCGACGGAATCAGCTTCAGCAGACCGACCGTCCACGAACTGGCCGCCGCCGAGGATTTCCTGAGCCTGGTGCCCGGCGCCGACATGGTCAAGTTCGCCAAGAACGGATCCGATGTCACCACCGCGGCCGTCAAACTTGCCCGCGCCGTCACCGGCCGGCGCCGGATAGCGGTGTGCGATCAACCGTTTTTCTCCACCGACGACTGGTTCATCGGGACCACACCGATGGCCGCCGGTATCCCCGACGACGCCCGGCAGGACACCGCCCGGTTCCGCTACAACGATCTGGCGTCGCTCGCCGAGATCCTCGACGCCTGCGACGTCGCGTGTGTGGTGATGGAGGCCGCCACCGCCACCGCCGAACCGCAGCCCGGGTACCTCGAAGGGGTGCGCGCCCTGTGCGACCGCACCGGCACCCTGCTGGTGTTCGACGAGATGATCACCGGATTCCGGTGGGCGGCCGGTGGCGCGCAGTCGGTGTACTCGGTGACGCCCGACCTGTCCTGCTGGGGCAAGGCCATGGGCAACGGGTTTCCGCTCGCGGCCCTGGCCGGTCGCCGGGAGTACATGGAGCTCGGCGGTTTACGCACCGATCGGGACCGGGTGTTCCTGCTGTCGACAACGCACGGGCCCGAGACCGCGTCGCTCGCCGCGTTCCGGGCGGTGGCCGACGCCTACCGCGACGACGATCCCGTCGGCCGCATGGAGCACGCCGGGCGACTGCTCGCCGACGGTGTGCGCGCGGCCGCCGCACGACACGGTCTGGGCGAGTACCTGGAGGTCGTCGGCAGGCCGTCGTGTCTGGTGTTCGTCACCCGCGACGCCGAACGCGTGCCGTCGCAGGCGTATCGGACGTTGTTCCTGCAGGAGCTGCTGCGCCGCGGGGTGCTCGGGCAGTCCTTCGTCACCTCGGCCGCGCACACCGAAACCGATGTCGAACTGACCGTGGCAGCGGTCGAGGCCGCGCTGATGGTCTATCGCCGGGCGATCGACCGCGGGTCGGTCGCGGGATTGTTGTGCGGTAGGCCGGTGGCGCCGGCGATCCGGCGCACCGCCGAACCGCGGCGCGTCGACTAG